In Cucurbita pepo subsp. pepo cultivar mu-cu-16 chromosome LG04, ASM280686v2, whole genome shotgun sequence, the following are encoded in one genomic region:
- the LOC111792369 gene encoding nuclear pore complex protein NUP1-like isoform X2, producing MERAEVRASSTPYGGGGVGGKVRKPTSRKPPPTPYARPEQNQPQRRWLSKLVDPAYRLITGGATRLLPYLFSKSLPSNALPCPGDEDQDHVEAELEDNAPGEELRNQGASTIDGLPGPSGEACRSNYNSDVNGRQKDRETDALAGNGNFDIEKWIQGKTFSRDEVSRLLEIIQSRALEPSKKVEDNKISPQSIEKQSEQPPAANRVIKMPREEKKEDLERATWGNLTPHPHSSTLNAVGASPVDIARAYMSNRKSEPGLLSDKIPDDERTLLNGDHQMSKPFIPFMSPNPSTCWPGAMSESQRSYLTPRSQRGRFGTHNFPRTPYSRSIFSKSKSKLTQLQGDTQKFVNTPSPLWQQSRTPAYSQMTSSNDPFDEATGSIGPFRRLGRKASAVTNSRRSAYHYPTRQAETKVENSNISEGILPDMKKNLELGGASTIPLSPSVGNNISESSLCPQSSQVARTILEHISRNPPTPKEKNEELKRAIEWKRTPSSSVQTIKPNETISLAVELDSRQKVNQVDQNCHPTLSNKGKTVSTIHLESSAGRNSDAVNQNSSDLRFRLSNADLKYKDDAGLKINISSPKDVPPKKIVPALGSEVGTQMKPFSSLGTKPGFPSITVKKPESGWTISPDSGSAFTFPVSGASSGMISEPPTPSIFPSTSIGGSQPLLLKPENAVPSYSFGSKKSSPTLVFSFPSTNSNTISSDASNIKFSFGSDNHKRLSFSSVGKDAVCC from the exons ATGGAGAGGGCGGAGGTAAGGGCGTCGTCGACACCGTACGGTGGAGGAGGAGTTGGAGGAAAGGTTCGGAAGCCAACCTCAAGAAAGCCGCCGCCTACCCCTTACGCTCGGCCGGAGCAAAACCAACCGCAAAGGCGGTGGCTTTCGAAGCTTGTTGATCCGGCTTACCGGCTCATCACCGGCGGCGCCACACGACTGCTTCCCTATTTGTTCTCTAAATCACTGCCCTCCAATGCCCTTCCGTGTCCAGGAGATGAGGATCAAG ATCACGTCGAGGCAGAATTGGAGGATAACGCCCCTGGAGAAGAACTCCGCAAT CAAGGTGCATCTACCATAGATGGATTACCAGGTCCTAGTGGAGAGGCTTGTAGATCAAATTACAATTCTGATGTTAATGGCCGCCAAAAGGACAGAGAAACTGATGCATTAGCTGGAAATGGGAATTTTGATATTGAAAAATGGATCCAAGGAAAAACATTTTCAAG GGATGAAGTGAGTCGTTTGTTAGAGATAATACAATCAAGGGCTCTTGAACCTTCTAAGAAAGTGGAAGACAATAAAATTTCACCACAGAGCATTGAAAAACAATCTGAGCAGCCACCTGCTGCAAATAGAGTTATAAAAATGCCTCgcgaagaaaagaaagaagatttggAGAGAGCTACATGGGGAAACTTAACTCCTCATCCACATTCATCG ACACTAAATGCAGTTGGAGCATCACCTGTGGATATTGCTAGAGCATACATGAGCAACAGGAAATCTGAACCGGGCTTGCTTTCTGACAAGATTCCTGATGATGAAAGGACTTTGCTTAATGGTGACCATCAAATGTCAAAGCCCTTTATTCCATTCATGTCCCCCAATCCATCAACTTGTTGGCCTGGTGCCATGTCAGAAAGTCAGCGTAGTTATTTAACTCCAAGAAGTCAAAGAGGTAGATTTGGAACTCATAATTTCCCACGGACTCCATATTCTAGGAGTATCTTTTCGAAGTCTAAGTCCAAG CTAACTCAGTTGCAAGGAGATACCCAAAAGTTTGTGAATACACCATCTCCTCTCTGGCAGCAGTCACGAACTCCAGCTTATTCTCAG ATGACATCAAGCAATGATCCATTCGATGAGGCAACTGGTTCCATTGGTCCATTTCGTAGGCTTGGGCGTAAGGCATCTGCAGTTACTAATTCTAGACGATCTGCTTACCATTATCCAACCCGCCAAGCAGAGACAAAGGTAGAAAATTCCAATATTTCGGAAGGGATTCTACCTGATATGAAGAAGAATCTGGAACTTGGGGGAGCAAGTACCATTCCTCTATCACCCTCAGTGGGAAACAACATCTCTGAGTCAAGTCTCTGTCCACAGTCCAGTCAGGTTGCTAGGACAATCCTAGAGCATATCAGTAGAAACCCACCTACtcctaaagaaaagaatgaagagTTAAAGAGAGCAATAGAATGGAAGAGAACCCCATCTTCCAGTGTACAAACGATCAAGCCAAATGAAACTATTAGTTTGGCTGTAGAGTTAGACTCTCGGCAAAAAGTGAACCAAGTAGATCAGAACTGCCACCCCACATTGAGCAATAAGGGGAAAACCGTGTCCACGATTCATCTAGAGTCGAGTGCTGGCAGAAATTCTGATGCTGTAAACCAAAATTCTTCTGACCTAAGGTTTAGGCTTAGCAATGCTGATCTGAAATACAAGGATGACGCAGgcctaaaaattaatatctcaTCGCCTAAG GATGTTCCTCCGAAGAAGATCGTTCCAGCTCTTGGATCAGAAGTGGGAACTCAAATGAAGCCTTTCTCCTCTCTTGGAACTAAACCAGGTTTTCCATCCATTACCGTCAAGAAGCCCGAGTCAGGGTGGACAATTTCTCCTGATAGTGGTTCGGCATTTACGTTCCCTGTTTCGGGCGCATCCTCGGGAATGATCTCAGAACCGCCAACACCGTCCATCTTTCCCTCAACCAGCATTGGGGGCAGTCAGCCTCTGTTATTGAAGCCTGAGAATGCAGTTCCTTCATACAGTTTTGGCTCAAAGAAGTCCAGCCCTACCCTTGTTTTCTCATTCCCTTCAACAAACAGCAATACAATCTCCAGCGACGCCTCAAATATTAAGTTCAGCTTTGGGTCGGACAATCATAAGAGACTCTCCTTTAGTTCCGTTGGAAAAGATGCAGTTTGTTGCTAA
- the LOC111792369 gene encoding nuclear pore complex protein NUP1-like isoform X1: MERAEVRASSTPYGGGGVGGKVRKPTSRKPPPTPYARPEQNQPQRRWLSKLVDPAYRLITGGATRLLPYLFSKSLPSNALPCPGDEDQADHVEAELEDNAPGEELRNQGASTIDGLPGPSGEACRSNYNSDVNGRQKDRETDALAGNGNFDIEKWIQGKTFSRDEVSRLLEIIQSRALEPSKKVEDNKISPQSIEKQSEQPPAANRVIKMPREEKKEDLERATWGNLTPHPHSSTLNAVGASPVDIARAYMSNRKSEPGLLSDKIPDDERTLLNGDHQMSKPFIPFMSPNPSTCWPGAMSESQRSYLTPRSQRGRFGTHNFPRTPYSRSIFSKSKSKLTQLQGDTQKFVNTPSPLWQQSRTPAYSQMTSSNDPFDEATGSIGPFRRLGRKASAVTNSRRSAYHYPTRQAETKVENSNISEGILPDMKKNLELGGASTIPLSPSVGNNISESSLCPQSSQVARTILEHISRNPPTPKEKNEELKRAIEWKRTPSSSVQTIKPNETISLAVELDSRQKVNQVDQNCHPTLSNKGKTVSTIHLESSAGRNSDAVNQNSSDLRFRLSNADLKYKDDAGLKINISSPKDVPPKKIVPALGSEVGTQMKPFSSLGTKPGFPSITVKKPESGWTISPDSGSAFTFPVSGASSGMISEPPTPSIFPSTSIGGSQPLLLKPENAVPSYSFGSKKSSPTLVFSFPSTNSNTISSDASNIKFSFGSDNHKRLSFSSVGKDAVCC; this comes from the exons ATGGAGAGGGCGGAGGTAAGGGCGTCGTCGACACCGTACGGTGGAGGAGGAGTTGGAGGAAAGGTTCGGAAGCCAACCTCAAGAAAGCCGCCGCCTACCCCTTACGCTCGGCCGGAGCAAAACCAACCGCAAAGGCGGTGGCTTTCGAAGCTTGTTGATCCGGCTTACCGGCTCATCACCGGCGGCGCCACACGACTGCTTCCCTATTTGTTCTCTAAATCACTGCCCTCCAATGCCCTTCCGTGTCCAGGAGATGAGGATCAAG CAGATCACGTCGAGGCAGAATTGGAGGATAACGCCCCTGGAGAAGAACTCCGCAAT CAAGGTGCATCTACCATAGATGGATTACCAGGTCCTAGTGGAGAGGCTTGTAGATCAAATTACAATTCTGATGTTAATGGCCGCCAAAAGGACAGAGAAACTGATGCATTAGCTGGAAATGGGAATTTTGATATTGAAAAATGGATCCAAGGAAAAACATTTTCAAG GGATGAAGTGAGTCGTTTGTTAGAGATAATACAATCAAGGGCTCTTGAACCTTCTAAGAAAGTGGAAGACAATAAAATTTCACCACAGAGCATTGAAAAACAATCTGAGCAGCCACCTGCTGCAAATAGAGTTATAAAAATGCCTCgcgaagaaaagaaagaagatttggAGAGAGCTACATGGGGAAACTTAACTCCTCATCCACATTCATCG ACACTAAATGCAGTTGGAGCATCACCTGTGGATATTGCTAGAGCATACATGAGCAACAGGAAATCTGAACCGGGCTTGCTTTCTGACAAGATTCCTGATGATGAAAGGACTTTGCTTAATGGTGACCATCAAATGTCAAAGCCCTTTATTCCATTCATGTCCCCCAATCCATCAACTTGTTGGCCTGGTGCCATGTCAGAAAGTCAGCGTAGTTATTTAACTCCAAGAAGTCAAAGAGGTAGATTTGGAACTCATAATTTCCCACGGACTCCATATTCTAGGAGTATCTTTTCGAAGTCTAAGTCCAAG CTAACTCAGTTGCAAGGAGATACCCAAAAGTTTGTGAATACACCATCTCCTCTCTGGCAGCAGTCACGAACTCCAGCTTATTCTCAG ATGACATCAAGCAATGATCCATTCGATGAGGCAACTGGTTCCATTGGTCCATTTCGTAGGCTTGGGCGTAAGGCATCTGCAGTTACTAATTCTAGACGATCTGCTTACCATTATCCAACCCGCCAAGCAGAGACAAAGGTAGAAAATTCCAATATTTCGGAAGGGATTCTACCTGATATGAAGAAGAATCTGGAACTTGGGGGAGCAAGTACCATTCCTCTATCACCCTCAGTGGGAAACAACATCTCTGAGTCAAGTCTCTGTCCACAGTCCAGTCAGGTTGCTAGGACAATCCTAGAGCATATCAGTAGAAACCCACCTACtcctaaagaaaagaatgaagagTTAAAGAGAGCAATAGAATGGAAGAGAACCCCATCTTCCAGTGTACAAACGATCAAGCCAAATGAAACTATTAGTTTGGCTGTAGAGTTAGACTCTCGGCAAAAAGTGAACCAAGTAGATCAGAACTGCCACCCCACATTGAGCAATAAGGGGAAAACCGTGTCCACGATTCATCTAGAGTCGAGTGCTGGCAGAAATTCTGATGCTGTAAACCAAAATTCTTCTGACCTAAGGTTTAGGCTTAGCAATGCTGATCTGAAATACAAGGATGACGCAGgcctaaaaattaatatctcaTCGCCTAAG GATGTTCCTCCGAAGAAGATCGTTCCAGCTCTTGGATCAGAAGTGGGAACTCAAATGAAGCCTTTCTCCTCTCTTGGAACTAAACCAGGTTTTCCATCCATTACCGTCAAGAAGCCCGAGTCAGGGTGGACAATTTCTCCTGATAGTGGTTCGGCATTTACGTTCCCTGTTTCGGGCGCATCCTCGGGAATGATCTCAGAACCGCCAACACCGTCCATCTTTCCCTCAACCAGCATTGGGGGCAGTCAGCCTCTGTTATTGAAGCCTGAGAATGCAGTTCCTTCATACAGTTTTGGCTCAAAGAAGTCCAGCCCTACCCTTGTTTTCTCATTCCCTTCAACAAACAGCAATACAATCTCCAGCGACGCCTCAAATATTAAGTTCAGCTTTGGGTCGGACAATCATAAGAGACTCTCCTTTAGTTCCGTTGGAAAAGATGCAGTTTGTTGCTAA
- the LOC111792374 gene encoding axial regulator YABBY 5-like has translation MSSCIDIAPEQLCYIPCNFCNIVLAVSVPCSSLFDIVTVRCGHCTNLWSVNMAAAFQSLSWQDVQVPNYNLYTSSGPDFQGDFGSSSKCDNNKMQIRDSATIAAEERVVNRPPEKRQRVPSAYNQFIKEEIRRIKAKNPEISHREAFSTAAKNWAHFPRIHFGLMFETNNQVKIDDGSERLMSMAALLNK, from the exons ATGTCGAGCTGCATCGATATTGCACCGGAACAACTCTGCTACATCCCTTGCAACTTTTGCAATATTGTTCTTGCG GTGAGTGTTCCATGCAGTAGCTTGTTTGATATTGTGACAGTCCGTTGTGGGCACTGTACAAATCTATGGTCCGTGAATATGGCTGCTGCATTTCAGTCACTTTCCTGGCAAGATGTTCAG GTTCCAAATTACAATCTTTACACTTCTAGTGGACCTGATTTTCAAGGGGATTTTGGATCTTCATCCAAATGTGATAACAATAAGATGCAAATTCGAGATTCCGCTACAATTGCAGCTGAGGAACGGGTCGTGAATCGAC CTCCCGAGAAGCGGCAGAGAGTACCTTCTGCATACAATCAGTTCATAAA AGAGGAAATCCGAAGGATCAAGGCGAAGAACCCTGAGATTAGTCATAGGGAAGCTTTCAGCACAGCAGCCAAAAAC TGGGCACACTTTCCTCGTATTCACTTTGGTCTCATGTTTGAAACCAATAATCAAGTGAAGATTGATGAT GGTTCTGAGCGTTTGATGTCAATGGCTGCACTATTAAACAAATGA